The following are encoded together in the Pseudodesulfovibrio indicus genome:
- a CDS encoding BMP family lipoprotein, with product MMSFRTVAGLAMSLCLLLAFGCSSEPKQEEAKQEAPKAESVEVKEAKPLTIGLILVGPYNDKGYSQAQYEGGKYVESHMDGAKLIYLDKVNPADRPGLTIPQVVDDLIEKGADLIIAGSDDMKDGILEAAAMHPDKTFVHVSGDAAWTGKAPANLGNLFAKMIYSKMMAGFTAAMTTQTGKIGVVGPLINEETRRLMSAAYLGARYAWTEVRGKDAKDLSFNVKWIGFWFNIPGVTADPTQVAGSLIDSGYDVLISGIDTPEAVTVAKQRVDAGKQVWALPYDYENACEGQGNICLGVPYFNWGPGFLRVAKAVTDGTYKPGFEWESPYWQNYNDADQSPVGFARGEGMSAETADALDAFVAKLGSGELELFTGPLNYQDGTPFLKDGEKGSDKQIWYMEQLLEGMEGLSSPQ from the coding sequence ATGATGTCATTTCGCACCGTGGCAGGACTGGCCATGAGCCTGTGCCTGCTCCTGGCCTTTGGTTGTTCTTCCGAGCCCAAACAGGAAGAGGCCAAACAGGAAGCGCCCAAGGCCGAATCCGTGGAAGTCAAGGAAGCCAAGCCCCTCACCATCGGCCTGATCCTTGTCGGTCCTTATAATGACAAGGGCTACAGCCAGGCGCAGTACGAGGGCGGCAAGTACGTCGAGTCCCACATGGACGGCGCCAAGCTGATCTACCTCGACAAGGTCAACCCCGCCGACCGGCCCGGCCTGACCATTCCGCAGGTCGTCGACGACCTGATCGAAAAGGGCGCGGACCTGATCATCGCCGGTTCCGACGACATGAAGGACGGCATCCTCGAAGCCGCGGCCATGCACCCCGACAAGACCTTTGTCCACGTCTCCGGCGACGCCGCCTGGACCGGCAAGGCCCCGGCCAACCTCGGCAACCTGTTCGCCAAGATGATCTACTCCAAGATGATGGCCGGGTTCACCGCCGCCATGACCACCCAAACCGGCAAGATCGGCGTGGTCGGCCCGCTGATCAACGAGGAGACCCGCCGCCTGATGTCCGCCGCCTACCTGGGCGCGCGCTACGCATGGACCGAGGTGCGCGGCAAGGACGCCAAGGACCTCTCCTTCAACGTCAAGTGGATCGGCTTCTGGTTCAACATCCCCGGCGTGACCGCCGACCCGACCCAGGTGGCCGGTTCCCTGATCGACTCCGGCTATGACGTCCTCATCTCCGGCATCGACACCCCCGAGGCCGTGACCGTGGCCAAGCAGCGCGTGGACGCGGGCAAGCAGGTCTGGGCCCTGCCGTACGACTACGAGAACGCCTGCGAGGGCCAGGGCAACATCTGCCTCGGCGTGCCCTACTTCAACTGGGGTCCCGGTTTCCTGCGCGTGGCCAAGGCCGTTACCGACGGCACCTACAAGCCCGGCTTCGAATGGGAATCCCCCTACTGGCAGAATTACAACGACGCCGACCAGTCCCCGGTGGGCTTCGCCCGCGGCGAAGGCATGAGCGCCGAGACCGCCGACGCCCTGGACGCCTTCGTGGCCAAGCTCGGCTCCGGCGAGCTCGAACTCTTCACCGGCCCCCTGAACTACCAGGACGGCACCCCGTTCCTGAAGGACGGCGAAAAGGGTTCCGACAAGCAGATCTGGTACATGGAGCAGCTGCTTGAAGGCATGGAAGGACTCTCCTCCCCCCAATAA
- a CDS encoding ATP-binding cassette domain-containing protein, whose product MIVLNDIHKHYGRVRANDGISLTLEPGRIYALVGENGAGKSTLMRILAGHTRPTSGTLTIGGETLSHLTPALAREKGVGMLYQDPLDFPAMPVWENFQLGAPKRSKREVVDIIGELSFRLDACFLPDEPVSSLTVGERQLLELLRLLDLGASTLILDEPTTGITPEQKQDLFDLLMKLAREEGHTIVLVTHKLSEAFEMADSIFIMRQGSLVSTLTPPYDEKELVSLMFGEAAEGEVEPLPEPAPASEPDRLVLRDVLFAGPKYSMDKLNFTARPGECIGLAGLDGSGQELFLRGLCGLDRMPGGTLTLDGVSHTDNDFASLRREGVQFVPADRLGLALFPDLNLMEHITLAFPDKDGDLTDFYRSQCVDRFNLQAHPDTRAVELSGGNQQRLLLSLIPDGTRLLLMEHPTRGLDAGSARQVWNNLKHRCAEGATLIFFSPDLDEVLEHSHRVIVFYDRAIAAVVEGVDISMKVVGALMAGKKYADIKGDKA is encoded by the coding sequence ATGATCGTCCTCAACGACATACATAAGCATTACGGCCGGGTTCGGGCCAACGACGGCATCAGCCTGACCCTCGAACCCGGCCGCATCTATGCTCTGGTGGGTGAGAACGGCGCGGGCAAGTCCACGCTCATGCGCATCCTGGCGGGCCATACGCGCCCCACGTCCGGGACCCTGACCATCGGCGGCGAGACCCTGAGCCACCTGACTCCGGCCCTGGCCCGCGAAAAGGGCGTGGGCATGCTCTACCAGGACCCCCTGGATTTCCCGGCCATGCCCGTGTGGGAGAACTTCCAGCTCGGCGCGCCCAAGCGCAGCAAGCGCGAGGTGGTGGACATCATCGGCGAGCTGTCCTTCCGCCTGGACGCCTGCTTCCTGCCCGACGAGCCTGTCTCCAGCCTGACCGTGGGCGAGCGCCAGCTCCTGGAGCTGCTCCGGCTGCTCGACCTGGGCGCGTCCACCCTGATCCTGGACGAGCCGACCACCGGCATCACCCCGGAGCAGAAGCAGGACCTCTTCGACCTGCTCATGAAGCTGGCCCGCGAAGAGGGCCACACCATCGTGCTGGTGACCCACAAGCTGTCCGAGGCGTTCGAGATGGCCGATTCCATCTTCATCATGCGCCAGGGGTCGCTGGTCTCCACCCTGACCCCGCCCTACGACGAAAAGGAGCTGGTCTCGCTGATGTTCGGCGAGGCGGCCGAAGGCGAGGTGGAGCCGCTGCCCGAACCGGCCCCGGCCTCGGAACCGGACCGCCTGGTTCTGCGCGACGTGCTCTTTGCCGGGCCCAAGTACTCCATGGACAAGCTGAATTTCACCGCCCGGCCCGGCGAATGCATCGGCCTGGCCGGACTGGACGGCTCCGGCCAGGAGCTGTTCCTGCGCGGGCTGTGCGGCCTGGACCGCATGCCCGGCGGCACCCTGACGCTGGACGGCGTGTCCCACACGGACAACGACTTCGCCTCCCTGCGCAGGGAGGGGGTCCAGTTCGTCCCCGCCGACCGGCTGGGGCTGGCCCTGTTCCCTGATCTGAACCTCATGGAGCACATCACCCTGGCCTTCCCGGACAAGGACGGCGACCTGACCGATTTCTACCGTTCCCAGTGCGTGGACCGCTTCAACCTCCAGGCCCACCCCGACACGCGGGCCGTGGAGCTGTCCGGCGGCAACCAGCAGCGGCTGCTCCTCTCCCTGATCCCGGACGGGACCAGGCTGCTGCTCATGGAGCATCCCACGCGCGGCCTGGACGCGGGCAGCGCCCGCCAGGTCTGGAACAACCTCAAGCACCGCTGCGCCGAGGGCGCGACCCTGATCTTCTTCTCCCCGGACCTGGACGAGGTCCTGGAGCACAGCCACCGGGTCATCGTCTTCTACGACCGGGCCATCGCCGCCGTGGTCGAGGGCGTGGACATTTCCATGAAGGTCGTGGGCGCGCTCATGGCCGGAAAAAAATACGCGGACATCAAGGGAGACAAGGCATGA
- a CDS encoding ABC transporter permease, translated as MNRDSLLTQIGWFGLALLLALVLTVIVALPAGAPPLETIYVLFHGGLGSLSKIGRVLAGWVPLTLCSVGLLVPFTARLWNIGVEGQVIMGAIFCTAALRPFEDGGGAGLIVLALGASMLGGALWALLAGLLRVFGRVHEIFSGLGLNFVALGVTLWLIFGPWKRPGVASMSGTQPLDVSLWLPRLGTLSVSWVGLALACAAVLLVYILLHRSTWGLKMRAVGENPKAATLFALGPRRRLLQSFLFCGALAGLAGAAQVLGVYHRLLPNISSGYGYTALMVGMMASFRLGLVPFICLFFAILNVGSIQLPLQLGLDSSLSGVIQGVMVLSLFIVQGLRLWLRQKKEAD; from the coding sequence ATGAACCGCGACTCCCTGCTGACCCAGATCGGCTGGTTCGGGCTGGCCCTGCTCCTGGCCCTGGTCCTGACCGTGATCGTGGCCCTGCCCGCGGGCGCGCCGCCCCTGGAGACCATCTACGTCCTGTTCCATGGCGGGCTGGGCTCCCTGTCCAAGATCGGCCGCGTGCTGGCCGGATGGGTTCCCCTGACCCTGTGCTCCGTGGGCCTGCTCGTGCCGTTCACGGCCCGGCTGTGGAACATCGGCGTGGAGGGCCAGGTGATCATGGGGGCCATCTTCTGCACCGCGGCCCTGCGTCCCTTCGAGGACGGCGGCGGGGCCGGGCTGATCGTCCTGGCGCTGGGCGCGTCCATGCTCGGCGGCGCGCTCTGGGCGCTGCTGGCCGGTCTGCTGCGCGTGTTCGGCCGGGTGCACGAAATCTTTTCCGGCCTGGGGCTGAACTTCGTGGCCCTGGGCGTGACCCTGTGGCTGATCTTCGGCCCGTGGAAGCGGCCCGGCGTGGCCTCCATGTCCGGCACCCAGCCCCTGGACGTCTCCCTGTGGCTGCCCCGGCTGGGCACTCTCTCGGTGAGCTGGGTCGGCCTGGCCCTGGCCTGCGCTGCCGTACTCCTGGTCTACATCCTGCTCCACCGCAGCACGTGGGGCCTCAAGATGCGCGCCGTGGGGGAAAACCCCAAGGCCGCCACGCTCTTCGCCCTTGGCCCCCGCCGCCGGTTGCTCCAGTCGTTCCTGTTCTGCGGGGCGCTGGCCGGACTGGCCGGAGCCGCCCAGGTCCTCGGCGTCTACCACCGGCTGCTGCCGAATATCTCCTCGGGCTACGGCTACACCGCCCTGATGGTCGGCATGATGGCCTCGTTCCGGCTGGGGCTTGTGCCGTTCATCTGCCTGTTCTTCGCCATCCTCAACGTCGGCTCCATCCAGCTCCCGCTCCAGCTCGGCCTGGACTCCTCCCTGTCCGGCGTGATCCAGGGCGTCATGGTCCTGTCCCTGTTCATCGTCCAGGGGCTGCGGCTGTGGCTCAGGCAAAAAAAGGAGGCGGACTAA
- a CDS encoding ABC transporter permease, with protein sequence METFALTLAAILIAGAPLVLATLGETLTEKAGIINLSLDGSILLAAMAAFACSATFDSPWLGMVAGAAVGAAIAGVLGLIGIFLGQSQLAVGFILTLLSRDLAYFLGHKFSRQPGPDLGLWTIPGLGDVPFVGLIFGSQSPVVYLSLTAIFACWWWMYRTEGGMRLRAVGESPRAAFGRGIRVRLVRLYYCLAGGALVGLAGGAYSLAVKPGWGRPQGCEGAGWIALAIVIFGGWHPVRTALGAFFFAALQVSGIHLQELFPSIPAPVFQVAPFPMMILTLLAVNMGRMGWVQDIVRRHPFLKNFSKSWSIEAPAALGQDFDPKKGL encoded by the coding sequence ATGGAAACCTTCGCACTGACCCTGGCCGCGATCCTCATTGCGGGCGCGCCCCTGGTGCTGGCCACCCTGGGCGAGACCCTGACCGAGAAGGCGGGTATCATCAACCTGTCCCTGGACGGCTCCATCCTGCTGGCCGCCATGGCCGCCTTCGCCTGCTCCGCCACCTTCGACTCCCCGTGGCTCGGCATGGTCGCGGGCGCGGCCGTGGGCGCGGCCATCGCGGGCGTGCTCGGCCTCATCGGCATCTTTCTCGGCCAGTCCCAGCTGGCCGTGGGCTTCATCCTGACCCTGCTCTCCCGCGACTTGGCCTATTTCCTGGGCCACAAGTTTTCCCGCCAGCCCGGCCCGGACCTCGGGCTGTGGACCATCCCCGGCCTGGGCGACGTGCCCTTCGTGGGGCTGATCTTCGGCTCCCAGTCCCCGGTGGTCTACTTGAGCCTGACGGCCATCTTCGCCTGCTGGTGGTGGATGTACCGCACCGAGGGCGGCATGCGGCTGCGGGCCGTGGGCGAATCCCCGCGCGCGGCCTTCGGACGCGGCATCCGCGTCCGGCTGGTCCGGCTGTACTACTGCCTGGCCGGAGGCGCGCTGGTGGGGCTGGCCGGGGGCGCCTACTCCCTGGCCGTCAAGCCCGGCTGGGGCCGTCCCCAGGGGTGCGAGGGCGCGGGCTGGATCGCCCTGGCCATCGTCATCTTCGGCGGCTGGCACCCGGTGCGCACCGCCCTCGGCGCGTTCTTCTTCGCCGCCCTCCAGGTGTCGGGCATCCATCTCCAGGAGCTGTTCCCCTCCATCCCGGCGCCGGTCTTCCAGGTGGCCCCCTTCCCGATGATGATCCTGACCCTGCTGGCCGTGAACATGGGCCGCATGGGCTGGGTCCAGGACATCGTCCGGCGGCACCCGTTCCTCAAGAACTTTTCCAAGTCCTGGTCCATCGAGGCCCCGGCGGCACTGGGCCAGGACTTCGATCCCAAGAAAGGACTCTGA
- a CDS encoding response regulator, translating into MHSSERPTVLVVDDNRLNIDLLVDVLKDDYKLLVALNGVTALEVIEETLPDIILLDIMMPEMDGYEVCRRLKSDERSAQIPVIFITAKSQTEDEAKGLALGAVDYITKPANPAIVLARIKTHLALYNQNRELEEKVRRRTSELEKSKIKADEASRAKSAFLANISHELRTPLNHILGLSTLLLELDTDPERLELLQPLHDGAAQLAGLFDQLLDLTLLESNSVQIKYRPFDFQKALADHLAVYRSYAERKGVEFRFSMGEGLPHRVLGAPQEAVHALNNILLNAFRYTEKGAVGLDVRIDPEHFAGAGKDQIMIRFTVSDTGVGIPEDRLETIFNSFEIGEKVMTKRLSGPGVGLTIAKYLIDKMGGKIRVESVLGKGSTFFVSLPLTVLPDEG; encoded by the coding sequence ATGCATTCAAGCGAACGGCCAACGGTACTGGTTGTCGATGACAACCGTTTAAATATCGACCTTCTTGTGGACGTCCTCAAGGACGACTACAAGCTGTTGGTCGCCCTTAACGGCGTCACCGCGCTGGAAGTCATCGAAGAAACCCTCCCGGACATCATCCTCCTGGATATCATGATGCCGGAGATGGACGGCTACGAGGTCTGCCGCAGGCTCAAGAGCGACGAGCGCAGCGCCCAGATCCCGGTCATCTTCATCACCGCCAAGTCCCAGACCGAGGACGAGGCCAAGGGACTGGCCCTGGGGGCCGTGGACTACATCACCAAGCCCGCCAACCCGGCCATCGTCCTGGCCCGGATCAAGACCCACCTGGCCCTCTACAACCAGAACCGGGAGCTGGAGGAAAAGGTCCGCAGACGGACCAGCGAACTGGAGAAGAGCAAGATCAAGGCCGACGAGGCCAGCCGCGCCAAGTCCGCCTTCCTGGCCAACATCAGCCACGAGCTGCGCACCCCGCTGAACCACATCCTGGGGCTGTCCACCCTGCTGCTGGAACTGGACACCGACCCCGAACGGCTGGAGCTGCTGCAGCCGCTGCACGACGGGGCGGCCCAGCTGGCGGGGCTGTTCGACCAGCTCCTGGACCTGACCCTGCTCGAATCCAACTCGGTCCAGATCAAGTACAGGCCCTTCGATTTCCAGAAGGCCCTGGCCGACCACCTGGCCGTGTACCGGAGCTATGCCGAGCGCAAAGGGGTGGAGTTCCGCTTCTCCATGGGCGAAGGGCTGCCGCACAGGGTCCTCGGCGCGCCGCAGGAGGCCGTTCACGCCCTGAACAACATCCTGCTCAACGCCTTCCGCTACACCGAGAAGGGCGCCGTCGGGTTGGACGTGCGCATCGACCCGGAGCACTTCGCCGGGGCGGGCAAGGACCAGATCATGATCCGATTCACGGTTTCGGACACGGGCGTGGGCATCCCGGAGGACCGGCTGGAAACCATTTTCAACAGCTTCGAGATCGGCGAGAAGGTCATGACCAAGCGACTGTCCGGCCCCGGGGTGGGGCTGACCATCGCCAAGTACCTGATCGACAAGATGGGCGGAAAGATCCGCGTGGAGAGCGTCCTCGGCAAGGGCAGCACCTTCTTCGTTTCCCTGCCTTTGACCGTGCTCCCCGACGAAGGCTAG
- a CDS encoding cache domain-containing protein: MLSLINSRIRTKLYVAYAGAFLVIFLVSGVIIYSLVGSILRQAIEVELTETTEALRTMVRTSVDVSIKNYMRAVAEKSLDEARALYRQVKRGRLTEEEAKRRARHALLSMTIGKTGRVYCLNSQGIMVLHHKRSLLGVDMSGLPFVREQVRRKEGYLEYEWREPLEPDSRPKAVYMTYFEPWDWIITASSYREEFAQLVNVEDFRSRFLELRSGRSGYPFILDYDGLMLLHPYLVGRHFSEYGAKELGGVARRIVTERNGHFDYMWVNPGETKPRKKVVYFRDVPEMGWVVSSSSYYDEFQKPLEAIGYVLLVALAVAVLLMIPVSMGIGALITRPIEQLQRSFARAANGDFSVRMEQHSRDELGLMAGYFNSFMEKLTAYSNDLESEIASRKETEKQLIAMDKAKSLFLASASHELRTPLTSIIGFLKLMEKNFSSRFMPVLGPLDPLGRHARQFEKNLAIVRIESDRLGRLVNDLLDLSKIEAGRMEWLDRPLRLGEAVNRAAEAISAYAAEKPNVDFSVLPVREDGEFLADADRIHQVIINLLSNAFKNTDAGSVTLSARRLESGAEFSVSDTGRGIPKSDQLKIFDIFYQGQDENRRSSGVLGTGLGLAICRQIVTHYGGELVVESVVGKGSTFRFTIPDSGATGG, translated from the coding sequence ATGCTCTCCCTGATCAACTCCCGCATCCGGACCAAGCTCTACGTAGCCTACGCGGGCGCGTTCCTGGTCATCTTCCTGGTGTCGGGCGTCATCATCTATTCCCTGGTCGGCAGCATCCTGCGCCAGGCCATCGAGGTCGAGCTGACCGAGACCACGGAAGCGCTCAGGACCATGGTCCGCACCTCGGTGGACGTGTCCATCAAGAACTACATGCGGGCCGTGGCCGAGAAGAGCCTGGACGAGGCGCGCGCCCTGTACCGCCAGGTGAAGCGGGGCAGGCTGACCGAGGAGGAGGCCAAGCGCCGCGCGCGCCACGCCCTGCTGTCCATGACCATCGGCAAGACCGGGCGGGTGTACTGCCTGAACAGCCAGGGGATCATGGTCCTGCACCACAAGCGCAGCCTGCTCGGCGTGGACATGTCCGGGTTGCCCTTCGTGCGCGAACAGGTCCGCCGCAAGGAGGGGTACCTGGAATACGAGTGGCGCGAGCCGTTGGAACCGGATAGCCGCCCCAAGGCGGTGTACATGACCTATTTCGAGCCGTGGGACTGGATCATCACCGCGTCCTCCTACCGCGAGGAGTTCGCCCAGCTGGTCAACGTGGAGGACTTCCGCTCCCGGTTCCTGGAGCTGCGCTCGGGGCGGTCCGGCTATCCCTTCATCCTGGACTACGACGGGCTCATGCTGCTTCATCCCTACCTGGTGGGAAGGCACTTCAGCGAGTACGGTGCCAAGGAGCTGGGCGGAGTGGCCCGGCGCATCGTGACGGAGCGCAACGGCCATTTCGACTACATGTGGGTCAATCCGGGCGAGACAAAGCCACGGAAAAAGGTGGTCTACTTCAGGGATGTGCCGGAAATGGGCTGGGTGGTGTCTTCCTCCAGCTATTACGACGAGTTCCAGAAACCGCTTGAGGCCATCGGCTATGTCCTGCTCGTGGCCTTGGCCGTGGCGGTCCTGCTGATGATTCCGGTGTCCATGGGCATCGGCGCGCTGATCACCCGGCCCATCGAGCAGCTCCAGCGGAGCTTCGCCCGCGCCGCGAACGGCGATTTCTCCGTGCGCATGGAGCAGCATTCGCGGGACGAACTGGGCCTCATGGCGGGCTATTTCAACTCATTCATGGAGAAGCTGACCGCCTACAGCAACGACCTGGAGAGCGAGATCGCCTCGCGCAAGGAGACCGAGAAGCAGCTCATCGCCATGGACAAGGCCAAGTCCCTGTTCCTGGCCTCGGCCTCCCACGAGCTGCGCACCCCCCTGACCTCCATCATCGGCTTTCTCAAGCTCATGGAGAAGAACTTCAGCTCGCGGTTCATGCCCGTGCTCGGGCCGCTGGACCCGCTCGGCCGCCATGCGCGGCAGTTCGAGAAGAACCTGGCCATCGTGCGCATCGAGTCCGACCGGCTGGGCAGGCTGGTCAACGACCTGCTCGACCTGAGCAAGATCGAGGCCGGGCGCATGGAGTGGCTCGACCGGCCCCTGCGCCTGGGCGAAGCGGTCAACCGAGCTGCCGAGGCCATCTCGGCCTACGCCGCCGAGAAGCCCAACGTGGACTTCTCGGTGCTGCCCGTGCGGGAGGACGGGGAGTTCCTGGCCGACGCCGACCGCATTCATCAGGTGATCATCAACCTGCTGAGCAACGCCTTCAAGAATACCGATGCGGGCAGCGTGACCCTGTCGGCCCGGCGGCTCGAATCCGGGGCGGAATTTTCCGTGAGCGACACCGGACGGGGCATCCCCAAGAGCGACCAGCTCAAGATCTTCGACATCTTCTATCAGGGACAGGACGAGAACCGACGGTCCAGCGGGGTGCTGGGCACCGGCCTCGGACTGGCCATCTGTCGGCAGATAGTCACCCACTACGGGGGCGAACTGGTGGTGGAATCGGTGGTCGGGAAAGGGAGTACCTTCCGGTTCACCATCCCGGATTCGGGCGCGACCGGGGGCTAG
- the torT gene encoding TMAO reductase system periplasmic protein TorT, which yields MATTSRDRFRGKTATFLAGCALLVLAVLLGASFVSAQSDVPPWWPIQVKSYYGVYDPSQKKPGQAATSLSRPRLEEWMPPLAPAGRYTLGVCVPHLKDPYWIAATYGIIDEAKRLGVGIRLMEAGSYHGMQRQIEHLRHHLAEGVDGIILSAISYAGEDDIISEIRAREVPVVELINDVNAPDISAKALVSFHEMGYLTGEYVAEHAEKAGLDEVRVAFFPGPQGSGWSPETLDGFMEALELFPGRVNMAAVAWGDTGKEEQLDLLRRSLAETGPVDYLVGNAVAAEVAPDLLRELGMEDRTTVIATYIMPSLYDLIRSGAVQAAPSDLTVFQGRMAVDMMVRLLKGEKAGRDFPFRSGPFIPMVTTGNIASYPFEGLFGPRDFKPVFELEPRE from the coding sequence ATGGCAACGACATCTCGTGACCGTTTCCGCGGGAAAACCGCAACGTTCCTGGCTGGATGCGCCCTTCTTGTCCTGGCTGTTCTCCTCGGAGCCTCGTTCGTCTCGGCCCAGTCCGACGTTCCGCCCTGGTGGCCCATCCAGGTCAAGAGCTACTACGGGGTCTACGACCCCAGCCAGAAGAAGCCGGGCCAGGCCGCAACGAGCCTGAGCCGTCCCCGCCTGGAGGAGTGGATGCCGCCGCTGGCGCCCGCGGGCCGGTATACCCTGGGCGTCTGCGTTCCCCATCTCAAGGACCCCTACTGGATCGCCGCCACCTACGGCATTATCGACGAGGCCAAACGGCTCGGCGTGGGCATCCGGCTGATGGAGGCCGGGAGCTACCACGGGATGCAGCGCCAGATCGAACACCTTCGCCATCATCTGGCGGAGGGCGTGGACGGCATCATCCTGTCCGCCATCAGCTATGCGGGGGAAGACGACATCATCAGCGAGATTCGCGCGCGGGAAGTGCCCGTTGTCGAGCTGATCAACGACGTCAACGCGCCGGACATCTCGGCCAAGGCCCTGGTCTCGTTCCACGAGATGGGCTATCTCACCGGCGAATACGTGGCCGAGCACGCCGAGAAGGCCGGGCTTGACGAGGTGCGGGTGGCGTTTTTCCCCGGCCCGCAGGGATCGGGCTGGTCCCCGGAGACCCTGGACGGGTTCATGGAGGCCCTGGAACTCTTCCCCGGCCGCGTGAACATGGCGGCCGTGGCCTGGGGGGACACCGGCAAGGAGGAGCAGCTCGACCTGCTGCGGCGGAGCCTGGCCGAGACCGGACCGGTGGACTACCTGGTGGGCAACGCGGTTGCCGCAGAGGTCGCTCCGGACCTGCTCCGGGAGCTGGGCATGGAGGACCGGACCACGGTCATCGCCACCTACATCATGCCGTCCCTCTACGACCTGATCCGCAGCGGTGCGGTCCAGGCCGCGCCGTCGGACCTGACCGTGTTCCAGGGCCGCATGGCCGTGGACATGATGGTCCGGCTGCTCAAGGGCGAGAAGGCCGGGCGGGACTTCCCCTTCCGGTCGGGCCCGTTCATCCCCATGGTGACCACCGGTAATATCGCGTCCTACCCCTTTGAGGGGCTGTTCGGACCGCGCGACTTCAAGCCGGTCTTCGAACTGGAACCGAGGGAATAG